A region of the Candidatus Kryptonium sp. genome:
ATTGGTAAAAATATCCAACCACCCAAAGGTGCGGTTGTGATTGACGCAACAGGAAAGCATGTCACACCTGGAATAATTGATGCTCACTCTCATACTGCAATTTCTGGTGGAGTTAATGAATCAACTCAGGCGATAACTGCCGAAGTTAGAATTCAAGATGTGATTAATAGCGATGATATAAATATATATCGTCAACTCGCCGGTGGTGTCACCACTGTGAATCTATTGCATGGATCAGCTAATCCAATCGGAGGTCAAAATGCGGTGATAAAATATAGATGGGGTTCATTGCCAGATGAACTTATTTTCAAAGAAGCGCCCCCTGGAATAAAATTTGCTCTTGGTGAAAATGTTAAGCAAAGTAATTGGGGCGATAGGTATACGACAAGATATCCGCAAACGAGGATGGGTGTAGAACAAATCATAAGGGACGCGTTCAAAGCGGCAATTGATTATGAAAAAGCATGGAATACCTACAGGGAGGAAAGCAAGAGAAGAGTTTTAATTCCACCGAGACGAGATCTTCAACTTGAGGCACTTCTTGAAATACTGAAAGGACAGCGGCTTGTCCATGCTCATTCTTATAGACAGGATGAAATACTTATGCTTTTAAAAGTTGCTGAGGATTTTGGATTTAGAATCGCAACATTGCAACATGTTCTTGAAGGGTACAAAATAGCGGAAGCAATAGCTAAACACGGTGCAGGGGCTTCATCATTTAGCGATTGGTGGGCTTATAAATTTGAAGTTTACGATGCAATTCCGCATAACGGTGCTTTAATGGAAAAAGTTGGTGTAGTTACATCATTTAACTCGGATAGCGATGAACTTGCAAGAAGATTAAATCTTGAAGCTGCAAAAGCCATAAAATATGGCGGACTAACTGAAGAACAAGCTTTAAATCTTGTCACTATAAACCCAGCAAAGCAATTGAAAATTGATAAATATGTCGGCTCGCTTGAACCTGGAAAGCATGCTGATTTCGTGATTTGGAGCGGAAATCCACTTTCAACTTATACGATCTGTGAGCAAACCTGGATTGAAGGGAGAAAGTATTTTGATAGAAATGAGGACTTAAAAATGCGCGAGGAAGCAAAGAGATTAAGAAATTTCATAATCCAAAAAATTATTGAAGTAAAAACTACTGCAAGACCACAACCACAAATTGCATCACCAACAAATTAATGAGGAGACTGAAGATGAAGATAAAATCAGTTTTACTTTGGATTTTAACATTTGTGCTCGTTTCAAATTTAATTGCATCCGACATAATCCCAGGCAAGCCACAAAACAAACCAATTGCCCTCGTTGGAGGGACAATACACACGATCACAAGTGGAACAATTGAAAACGGTGTAGTTTTATTTGACAAAGGCAAAATCGTTGCTGTTGGAAAAAATGTTAATATTCCAAGGGATGCTGAAGTGATTGACATAACCGGGAAACATGTTTATCCTGGATTGATCAATGCTTTTACCACGATTGGATTGGTAGAGATCGGAGCGGTGAGAGCAACCCGTGATGTCACTGAAGTTGGTCTTGTAAATCCAAATGTGCGTGCAGAAATCGCTTTTAATCCTGATAGTGAACATCCACCCGTGACGCGAGCAAATGGCATAACGCTTGCCCTTGTTGTGCCAACTGGTGAACTCATCGCTGGTCAATCGGCCCTAATGATGCTTGATGGATGGACTTGGGAAGAAATGACGCTAAAAGCACCTGTTGGACTTCATATTTATTGGCCAAGGATGACTCAACCCTCTGGGCCTGGATTCGCACCCGCAAGGCGAAGCCCTGAGGAATTAAGAAGAGAAGTGGAAAAACGACTTCAATTAATTCGGGAAACATTTCAAAAAGCAAGGGCATATAAAAAAGCAAAAGAAGCAGAAAAACAACAAAAAGACATCCCATATCACGATACCGATTTAAAATATGAAGCAATGATACCAGTGCTTGAAGGGAAAGTGCCAGTTTTTGTTCATGCAAATTCATCAAAGGAAATTTTATCGGCTATTGAATGGGCTGAAAGCGAAGGTGTAAAAATTGTTATCGTTGGTGGAAACGATTCTTGGAAAGTCGCTGATGTTTTAAAAGCAAAAAATGTCCCCGTGATCTTGACAAATATCCATAGATTGCCCTCGGGAAGAGATGTTGAATATGATGAACCGTTTACAGTCGCATATAAACTTTACAAAGCTGGTGTTAAGTTCTGTATTGGCGGAGAAGGTGGATATTACAATGAAAGAAACCTCCCTTATCAAGCGGCGACATGTGTGGCGTTTGGACTTCCAAGAGAAGAAGCATTAAAAGCTATAACGATTTACCCTGCCGAAATCCTCGGCGTAGCTGACAAAGTAGGCTCAATTGAACCTGGAAAAGACGCAACACTTATTGTTACAACAGGTGATCCTCTTGAAATACCAACGCAAGTGGTTTATGAATTCATCCAAGGTAAAAAAGTTGACCTATCAAACCGACAAACAAAACTTTACGAAAAATATCTTGAAAAATATCGTCGGCTTGGATTATTGAAGTGAAAAACGAACAGATTCATTTTCCTATTGTTCCTTTACAAACTTTTTGGATGAGTGATTGTGAGTTAATCTTTAAAGACATGAAAAAGCCACGATAAAAACATAATTCGCTTTATCAGTTATGTTATCTGCAGTGGCAGTGCTGATTGATGGTTTGTGATTTTGCACGGTGTTTTTGCGAAAGTAATCTTTAATAAAAATAGTTTGCTTTAGGGCTCGTTGCTTATGTTTATTTCAATGCCACAAAGTGATATTTCACTTGAGTATGAGACATTGGGAGAGATAATTTTGACCTATTTTTAGTTAATCAAAACTTAATCTTCTTGACTTACATCTGAAATCCAGTTCATTGTTAAAACCGTTGCAGAGATTAAGATACCAGGGAAAATTGGTAGCCACCAAGTTGAAAC
Encoded here:
- a CDS encoding amidohydrolase family protein; the protein is MKIKSVLLWILTFVLVSNLIASDIIPGKPQNKPIALVGGTIHTITSGTIENGVVLFDKGKIVAVGKNVNIPRDAEVIDITGKHVYPGLINAFTTIGLVEIGAVRATRDVTEVGLVNPNVRAEIAFNPDSEHPPVTRANGITLALVVPTGELIAGQSALMMLDGWTWEEMTLKAPVGLHIYWPRMTQPSGPGFAPARRSPEELRREVEKRLQLIRETFQKARAYKKAKEAEKQQKDIPYHDTDLKYEAMIPVLEGKVPVFVHANSSKEILSAIEWAESEGVKIVIVGGNDSWKVADVLKAKNVPVILTNIHRLPSGRDVEYDEPFTVAYKLYKAGVKFCIGGEGGYYNERNLPYQAATCVAFGLPREEALKAITIYPAEILGVADKVGSIEPGKDATLIVTTGDPLEIPTQVVYEFIQGKKVDLSNRQTKLYEKYLEKYRRLGLLK